GTCAGGCATATTCAGGCATGTGGCCATGGCTAAACTGTTGGAAATCTGCTCAAACCTGATGCTGATTACGGTGGGCAGCATTCTGTGTGCCGCAACGGTCAACGGGATTTTGATCCCCTTCGGGTTTCAAAGCGGCGGGTTTGTCGGTGTGGTGTTGATCGTTCATCATTTTTTCTCCGGCCTGAACGTGGCCGGATTGTACTTCCTCTTGAATATACCTGTCTTTCTCCTGGGATGGCGGTACGTGGGGAAGCGGTTCTTCCTGTACAGTTGCGCGGGAATGGTCATTTTTTCAGCAGCCGTCAGGTGGATTTACTTTCCGATACCAATGCAGGAAAAAATGCTGGCCGCCATTTTGGCGGGCATCATTTCCGGCGCCGGGTCCGGGCTCATCCTGCGTTCGCTCGGGTCCGCCGGTGGAATGGATATCCTTTCGATTATTTTGTTGAAAAGATACTCCGTCCGTCTAGGTTCCAGTGTGCTTACGTTGAACATTGTCATTCTGGGATTCTGCGCTTATTTTTTTTCCGTGGACAGTGCGCTGTATACGCTCGGTTTTCTTTACGTTTCGACCAAGGTGTTGAATATCGTGGTCTATGGTTTCAGCCAACGCAAGGCCGTGTACATAGTCAGCAGCAAGTGGCAGCGTATTCAGGAGGAAATTTTGAACACCATACAGCGGGGGGTGACCATTCTGGAAGCAAGGGGCGGATTCACCGGGCAGGAAATTAAAATGCTGTTTTCCGTTGTCACCTTTCAGGAGCTTCCCAGAATCAAGAAAATCCTTTACGCTATCGACCCGCAAGCATTCCTGGTTGTCAACGACACCCTGGAGGTGATGGGAAACAGAATCGGCAACCAGCCCCACTGGTAACCTCAACTACGTTATCGGCAAAGCCGTTTGCGGTTGCGGTGCAATCAATGACCGTCGGGGTGAAATTTCTTGAATTCCTCTTTACAGATATCGTAGCGGTTCATCAGTTTGTTCAGTTGGCGGGTGCTGATGCCTGCTTCGGCAGCCGACGTATTAATTTTTCCCTTGTTTCGTGATAGCAACTCT
This DNA window, taken from Deltaproteobacteria bacterium, encodes the following:
- a CDS encoding YitT family protein — its product is MIQKQEIGRAYAFRRLSGIFRHVAMAKLLEICSNLMLITVGSILCAATVNGILIPFGFQSGGFVGVVLIVHHFFSGLNVAGLYFLLNIPVFLLGWRYVGKRFFLYSCAGMVIFSAAVRWIYFPIPMQEKMLAAILAGIISGAGSGLILRSLGSAGGMDILSIILLKRYSVRLGSSVLTLNIVILGFCAYFFSVDSALYTLGFLYVSTKVLNIVVYGFSQRKAVYIVSSKWQRIQEEILNTIQRGVTILEARGGFTGQEIKMLFSVVTFQELPRIKKILYAIDPQAFLVVNDTLEVMGNRIGNQPHW